One Gordonia mangrovi genomic region harbors:
- a CDS encoding MFS transporter, whose amino-acid sequence MTAPVSTSDDGVAPARAAIVLTALILVAGVANINLAVANVALPDIGESLDASSTQLNLIAVGYSLGLAASVLYFGALGDRYGRKRMLVFGMSLSIPASLVAGFAPSAEVLFGARVVGGISAGLAFPTTLAVITALWSGSKRTKAIAAWSAFGAAISASGPVLSGALLEAFEWNAVFLVTLPLAAIALIGAWFLVPQDNGDDAATVDNIGGILSIVLVGATVLALNFAPLGDKGTAVLVLTAIALLAAVAFVIRQLRVRVPLFDLRIARRRTFWVAAVGGIIIFGTLMGAMFVGQQFLQNVLGYSTLEAGSMVIPAALAMVVVAPLSARLVESMGSRFTLLLGYVFIVAGLVVAFLTWDEGTSLWSVIGAYLLIGIGVGFAGTPASHSLTGSVPVQRAGMASSMSDLQRDLGGAIMQSLLGAILTAGYAKSLSESIASAPQADQITEQTEAALTKSFSSAEVLASRYPQYADQIITAARNAFVDGDTRAYGAAIIVVVLGALVVLFGYPNRAGEREAMARYAAQQRLTD is encoded by the coding sequence GTGACGGCACCCGTTTCCACCAGCGATGACGGTGTCGCGCCCGCGCGCGCGGCGATCGTCCTGACGGCTCTGATCCTCGTCGCGGGGGTCGCGAACATCAATCTCGCGGTCGCGAATGTGGCGCTCCCGGACATCGGCGAGTCTCTGGACGCCAGTTCGACCCAGCTCAACCTCATCGCCGTCGGCTACTCGCTGGGGCTGGCTGCCTCGGTGCTCTATTTCGGTGCTCTCGGCGACCGGTACGGCCGCAAACGCATGCTCGTGTTCGGCATGTCGTTGTCGATTCCGGCGTCTCTGGTGGCCGGGTTCGCGCCGTCCGCCGAGGTGCTGTTCGGCGCCCGGGTGGTCGGCGGCATCTCCGCCGGCCTGGCCTTCCCCACCACACTGGCGGTCATCACCGCGCTGTGGTCGGGGTCCAAGCGGACCAAGGCCATCGCGGCGTGGTCGGCGTTCGGTGCCGCGATCTCGGCCTCTGGCCCGGTGCTCTCGGGCGCACTGCTGGAGGCCTTCGAGTGGAACGCGGTCTTTCTGGTCACCCTGCCACTGGCCGCGATCGCATTGATCGGCGCCTGGTTCCTGGTCCCGCAGGACAACGGCGACGACGCCGCCACCGTTGACAACATCGGTGGCATCCTGTCCATCGTGTTGGTCGGCGCGACGGTGCTCGCACTCAACTTCGCGCCGCTGGGCGACAAGGGCACGGCCGTCCTCGTCCTCACCGCGATCGCGCTGCTCGCGGCCGTCGCATTCGTGATCCGCCAACTTCGGGTCCGGGTGCCGCTGTTCGATCTGCGGATCGCGCGGCGGCGCACCTTCTGGGTGGCCGCGGTCGGTGGCATCATCATCTTCGGCACCCTGATGGGTGCGATGTTCGTCGGGCAGCAGTTCCTGCAGAACGTGCTCGGCTACTCCACCCTCGAGGCCGGCTCCATGGTCATCCCGGCCGCCCTGGCGATGGTGGTGGTGGCGCCGTTGTCGGCCAGGCTGGTCGAGTCCATGGGCTCGCGGTTCACACTGCTGCTCGGCTACGTGTTCATCGTGGCCGGACTGGTTGTCGCCTTCCTCACCTGGGACGAGGGCACCTCGTTGTGGTCGGTGATCGGCGCGTACCTGCTGATCGGTATCGGTGTGGGTTTCGCCGGCACTCCCGCCTCGCACTCGCTCACCGGTTCGGTTCCGGTGCAGCGTGCCGGCATGGCATCGAGTATGTCGGATCTGCAACGCGATCTCGGTGGCGCGATCATGCAGTCGCTGCTGGGTGCGATCCTCACCGCGGGCTACGCGAAGTCACTCTCGGAGTCGATCGCGTCGGCGCCGCAGGCAGACCAGATCACCGAGCAGACCGAGGCCGCACTGACCAAGTCGTTCTCCAGTGCCGAGGTGCTCGCGTCGCGTTATCCCCAATACGCCGATCAGATCATCACCGCCGCGCGGAATGCCTTCGTGGACGGCGATACCCGCGCCTACGGTGCCGCCATCATCGTCGTCGTACTCGGTGCTCTGGTGGTGCTGTTCGGCTATCCGAACCGCGCCGGCGAGCGCGAGGCGATGGCCCGATATGCCGCTCAACAACGACTGACCGACTGA
- a CDS encoding TIGR00341 family protein, with product MLTLIPDSQRRTLDELLERLDFSVGERLSKQSAFWIMLTLSGVIAVAGIVADSTATVIGAMIVAPLSTPILGVGLGIVTARGRLILSSVTYVLIGVVLVTALGVVMSQLLPNPTSVLSNSQVLGRTSPTLVDLLAAIATGLVGAIAITRRDVGDVLPGVAIAISLVPPLGVVGVCLGSGAPSLALGAFVLFASNVVAMIITATIVMTIGRYGREAAELAVQAGAGPQRPRARAYVVLAIALVVVAIPMVANSLSSLWTRQVSTATDQWLAEAGYDSAEVTDVSWSGDSVTVSVLAPQELPPIEDLQNTVDDLVPWNPDVVVVHTVGGRLSPE from the coding sequence GTGCTCACCCTCATCCCCGATTCTCAACGTCGCACTCTCGACGAACTCCTCGAGCGACTCGATTTTTCGGTCGGCGAACGACTTTCGAAGCAGTCCGCGTTCTGGATCATGCTCACCCTGTCCGGGGTCATCGCTGTCGCCGGGATCGTCGCCGACAGCACTGCCACCGTGATCGGCGCGATGATCGTCGCACCGCTGTCCACCCCGATCCTGGGGGTCGGGCTCGGGATCGTGACCGCGCGTGGGCGACTCATCCTGTCCAGCGTCACCTACGTCCTCATCGGGGTGGTGCTGGTCACCGCTCTGGGTGTGGTGATGTCACAGCTGCTACCCAATCCGACCAGTGTCCTATCCAATTCTCAGGTCCTCGGCCGCACCTCCCCGACCCTGGTGGACCTCCTGGCGGCCATCGCCACGGGCTTGGTGGGCGCTATCGCCATCACCCGTCGCGACGTCGGCGACGTCCTGCCCGGGGTGGCCATCGCCATCTCGTTGGTGCCGCCGCTGGGTGTCGTCGGCGTCTGCCTTGGCTCGGGCGCCCCCTCGCTCGCACTGGGCGCATTCGTGCTGTTCGCGTCGAACGTGGTCGCGATGATCATCACCGCCACGATCGTGATGACCATCGGCCGCTATGGACGGGAGGCCGCCGAGCTGGCGGTGCAGGCGGGTGCGGGTCCGCAGCGGCCCCGCGCACGCGCGTATGTGGTACTGGCGATCGCGCTCGTGGTGGTCGCGATCCCGATGGTCGCCAACTCGCTCTCGTCGCTCTGGACGCGGCAGGTATCGACCGCCACCGACCAGTGGCTGGCCGAAGCCGGATACGACTCCGCCGAGGTGACCGACGTGTCGTGGAGTGGGGATTCGGTGACGGTGAGTGTGCTGGCGCCGCAAGAACTGCCGCCGATCGAGGACCTGCAGAACACCGTCGACGACCTGGTGCCGTGGAACCCGGACGTCGTCGTCGTGCACACCGTCGGCGGACGATTGTCGCCCGAGTGA
- a CDS encoding alkyl/aryl-sulfatase gives MGSPREASQAVAAANSDARTTLPFGDTRDVDAAARGLVARLEPAVISDAEGSTVWDCDEFGFLGEECPPTANPSLWRQSGLVAQQGLFEIANRIYQLRGLDLSNMTIVEGDDGVIVIDPLISAETAAAGLQLYREHRGDRPVTAVIYTHSHIDHFGGVKGVTTQEAVDAGECVIVAPVGMVEHAVAENVYAGTAMGRRAAYMYGAALPRGPRGAVGAGLGQSTSTGTATLILPTLNITSTGQTEILDGVTVEFQMTPGTEAPAEMNFYFPQMRALCMAENATHTLHNLLTLRGALVRDPHVWARYLTEAITMFADRSDVLFASHHWPTWGTEELTEFLSLQRDLYGYLHDQTLRQLNQGRTGLEIAEDIALPPALENAWHTHGYYGSVSHNVKAIYQRYMGWFDGNPAHLWEHPPEESAQRHVEFMGGVDEAITKARKTFDDGDFRWTATVLNYVIFADPDNDEAKQLQADTFEQLGYGAENGTWRNFYLMGAYELRNGPVGTPTTTASVDIANAMSVDQLFDAVSLRVDGPACWDAHIVVDWILAGLDRRHRTELRNGLLVHFDVPLDSGDQTDVTFTLSKSTLMGILLGGLDLDDAIKVRSATVEGDLDRFRELVGYLDAPDPDFAIVTP, from the coding sequence GTGGGGAGCCCCCGTGAGGCCAGTCAAGCAGTGGCGGCCGCGAACTCGGACGCGCGCACGACGTTGCCGTTCGGCGACACCCGCGATGTCGACGCCGCGGCGCGGGGTCTCGTCGCCAGGCTCGAACCCGCGGTGATCTCCGACGCCGAGGGCAGCACCGTCTGGGACTGCGACGAGTTCGGCTTTCTCGGCGAGGAGTGCCCACCCACGGCCAATCCCAGCTTGTGGCGACAGTCGGGTCTGGTGGCGCAGCAGGGACTGTTCGAGATCGCCAACCGCATCTACCAGTTGCGCGGTCTGGACCTGTCGAACATGACGATCGTGGAGGGCGACGACGGCGTCATCGTCATCGACCCGCTGATCTCGGCCGAGACCGCCGCGGCAGGCCTGCAACTCTACCGGGAGCATCGGGGTGATCGTCCGGTCACGGCGGTCATCTACACGCATTCGCATATCGACCACTTCGGGGGCGTGAAAGGTGTCACGACCCAGGAGGCAGTCGACGCCGGCGAGTGCGTGATCGTGGCACCGGTCGGCATGGTCGAGCACGCCGTCGCCGAGAACGTCTATGCCGGAACGGCCATGGGACGTAGGGCGGCCTACATGTACGGTGCCGCGCTGCCGCGCGGACCCCGGGGCGCCGTGGGAGCCGGCCTCGGACAGTCGACGTCGACCGGAACCGCGACCCTGATCCTGCCGACACTCAACATCACCAGCACCGGCCAGACCGAGATCCTCGACGGTGTGACCGTCGAGTTCCAGATGACCCCGGGCACCGAGGCACCTGCGGAGATGAATTTCTACTTTCCGCAGATGCGGGCACTGTGCATGGCGGAGAACGCCACTCACACTCTGCACAACCTGCTCACGCTGCGCGGCGCACTCGTTCGCGACCCCCATGTGTGGGCGCGGTACCTCACCGAGGCCATCACCATGTTCGCCGACCGGTCCGACGTGTTGTTCGCCTCACATCATTGGCCGACCTGGGGCACCGAGGAGCTCACCGAGTTCCTGTCGCTACAGCGAGACCTGTACGGATACTTACACGATCAGACACTGCGGCAGTTGAACCAAGGCCGAACAGGATTGGAGATCGCCGAGGACATCGCGCTGCCGCCGGCGCTCGAGAATGCCTGGCACACCCACGGTTACTACGGCTCGGTGAGCCACAACGTGAAGGCGATCTACCAGCGCTACATGGGCTGGTTCGACGGCAATCCCGCGCATCTGTGGGAGCATCCGCCGGAGGAATCGGCGCAGCGCCACGTCGAGTTCATGGGCGGCGTAGACGAGGCCATCACCAAGGCACGCAAGACCTTTGACGATGGCGACTTCCGTTGGACGGCCACCGTGCTGAACTACGTGATCTTTGCCGATCCGGACAACGACGAGGCCAAACAACTGCAGGCCGACACCTTCGAGCAGCTCGGTTACGGTGCGGAGAACGGAACCTGGCGCAATTTCTACTTGATGGGCGCCTACGAGTTGCGCAATGGACCCGTCGGCACGCCCACCACGACGGCGTCGGTCGACATCGCCAATGCGATGTCGGTCGACCAGCTGTTCGACGCTGTCAGCCTCCGCGTCGACGGCCCGGCGTGCTGGGACGCGCACATCGTCGTCGACTGGATCCTCGCCGGACTCGACCGTCGCCATCGCACCGAACTGCGCAACGGGCTACTGGTCCACTTCGACGTACCGCTCGACTCGGGCGACCAAACCGACGTGACGTTCACCCTCAGCAAGTCGACGCTGATGGGAATTCTGCTGGGTGGCCTCGACCTCGACGATGCGATCAAGGTGCGGTCGGCGACCGTCGAGGGCGACCTCGACCGGTTCCGGGAGCTGGTCGGTTACCTGGACGCGCCCGACCCGGACTTCGCGATCGTCACCCCCTGA
- a CDS encoding GAP family protein has protein sequence MGSVLGELLPLAVGVAISPIPIIGVILMLLGRHARATSVGFALGWLVGVVAATTIFVFVGGALGDEDSPSSGWITPALGIILLLYGIRTWRGRHAASAQPKWMSAIDEMHAPAAAGLGVVLAAVNPKNLVLCASAGVTIGSASLDAGSVVALVVIFTSLAATTVVVPVVAYQIAAERLRDPLDRLKDWLQANNSAVMATLILVIGTALIGKGIAGLG, from the coding sequence ATGGGATCTGTACTCGGTGAGTTGTTACCGCTCGCAGTCGGCGTGGCTATCTCGCCCATCCCGATCATCGGGGTCATTCTGATGCTGCTCGGCCGGCATGCGCGCGCCACCAGTGTCGGTTTCGCGCTCGGCTGGCTGGTCGGAGTCGTGGCGGCCACGACGATCTTTGTGTTCGTCGGCGGTGCACTGGGAGACGAGGATTCGCCCTCGAGCGGATGGATCACACCCGCCCTCGGAATCATTTTGCTCCTCTACGGGATTCGGACGTGGCGTGGCCGGCACGCGGCGAGCGCGCAGCCGAAGTGGATGTCCGCGATCGACGAGATGCATGCCCCTGCCGCAGCCGGCCTCGGAGTCGTACTGGCGGCGGTCAATCCGAAGAACCTGGTGCTGTGCGCGTCGGCCGGTGTCACGATCGGCTCCGCATCGCTGGACGCGGGCTCCGTTGTGGCGCTGGTGGTGATCTTCACGAGTCTCGCGGCGACGACCGTCGTGGTGCCCGTCGTCGCGTATCAAATCGCCGCGGAACGGCTGCGCGATCCCCTCGATCGGCTGAAGGACTGGCTACAGGCCAACAACTCGGCCGTGATGGCCACGCTGATCCTCGTCATCGGTACCGCGTTGATCGGCAAGGGAATCGCCGGGCTCGGTTAG
- a CDS encoding guanine deaminase, which produces MSITHLGQIFHIAGRPAASGADAALVWLPDGALVIDDDGTITYCGPRDDRPADITETIRDHGDAFLIPGFVDTHIHFPQTYSVDAYGGGQLLEWLDTCIFPAEARLADPEFAARIACDFTARRVAVGTTAAMVFGSAFPQAQDALFTESQRAGMRLVSGRGIQTVGGASAAALLTSERDAVELTAAEIERWHGADTGSPDTALLHTAIVPRFALSVTTETLGNLGELYAEVRDRGVYVHTHLNENNRPGDGEIDTVKKLFGVESYLDTYDGKFLPGSRVGGTSLLGRRTIMAHAVHCTDTELHRMAETGTSIAHCPVSQLFLGSGTMPWRRTLATGITVAAGSDVGAGDEWLISRVLSDAFKVHLSEPGDAGVAIHPAEMLFTGTLAGARALDMEDRFGNFDVGKEADFLVIEPGRWPPLDAILSQGIRADDAETARDQTLFALLMGLREPAIAEVYVRGRQVQAPD; this is translated from the coding sequence GTGAGCATCACCCACCTCGGTCAGATTTTCCACATCGCCGGACGGCCCGCTGCCTCCGGCGCCGATGCCGCGCTGGTCTGGTTGCCCGACGGCGCTCTGGTCATCGATGACGACGGGACCATCACCTACTGCGGGCCACGCGACGACCGGCCGGCCGACATCACCGAGACGATCCGAGACCACGGCGACGCCTTCCTCATCCCCGGATTTGTCGACACCCACATCCACTTCCCGCAGACCTACTCGGTCGACGCATACGGCGGCGGCCAACTGCTGGAATGGCTGGACACCTGCATCTTCCCTGCCGAGGCCCGCCTCGCCGATCCGGAGTTCGCCGCCCGCATCGCCTGCGACTTCACCGCACGCCGCGTCGCCGTCGGCACCACCGCAGCGATGGTGTTCGGCTCCGCGTTCCCCCAGGCACAGGATGCGCTGTTCACCGAGAGCCAGCGTGCCGGGATGCGACTGGTCAGCGGACGCGGCATCCAGACTGTCGGCGGTGCGTCGGCCGCTGCGCTGCTCACCTCCGAACGTGACGCCGTCGAGCTCACCGCAGCCGAGATCGAGCGGTGGCACGGGGCGGACACCGGCTCGCCTGACACCGCTCTCCTCCACACCGCGATCGTGCCCCGGTTCGCTCTGTCGGTGACCACCGAGACGCTCGGCAACCTGGGCGAACTGTATGCCGAAGTCCGTGACCGTGGCGTATATGTGCACACCCATCTCAACGAGAACAACCGGCCGGGCGACGGCGAGATCGACACGGTCAAGAAGCTGTTCGGGGTCGAGTCCTACCTCGACACCTACGACGGGAAGTTCCTGCCGGGCAGCCGCGTCGGCGGCACGAGCCTGCTAGGTCGACGCACCATCATGGCCCACGCCGTGCACTGCACCGACACCGAGTTGCACCGGATGGCCGAGACGGGGACATCGATCGCGCATTGTCCGGTGTCCCAACTGTTCCTGGGCTCCGGCACCATGCCGTGGCGGCGCACCCTGGCCACCGGGATCACCGTCGCCGCGGGTAGTGATGTGGGAGCCGGCGACGAATGGCTGATCTCACGCGTGCTGTCCGACGCGTTCAAGGTGCACCTCAGCGAGCCGGGCGATGCCGGGGTCGCGATTCATCCGGCCGAGATGTTGTTCACCGGGACGCTCGCCGGCGCGCGGGCCCTGGACATGGAGGACCGCTTCGGCAACTTCGACGTCGGCAAGGAAGCCGACTTCCTGGTGATCGAACCCGGACGGTGGCCACCGCTCGACGCGATTCTGTCGCAGGGCATTCGCGCCGACGATGCCGAGACTGCGCGCGACCAGACGTTGTTCGCCTTGTTGATGGGTCTGCGGGAGCCCGCCATCGCCGAGGTGTATGTGCGGGGTCGGCAGGTACAAGCTCCGGACTGA
- a CDS encoding ATP-grasp domain-containing protein, translated as MGIPGSKRVLITFGRSFLTLELARLLSAAGHRVTIVDSIPIGVTRFSHATASFHRVPAPKFEPRAYCHALAKIVADEHIDMVIPIHEETDILSMMGGVFPPECELFLSDFDTENRLHNKFEFQQLLAAKQFQTMKFAQVRGPRDVAELDFAGPFALKECYSRGSQQVHKVMPGDSLDWLDHDPLNPWLAQEWISGKQYCTYSIVRDGRIHAHATYPVDYAIGGSSCLNFRSVRHDGIFDWISEFVRDMNFTGQVGFDFIEHPHRGLFCIECNPRATSGIMMFAPEDGVDRAFFGFNDDVITPDPNVDKMIGLGMLLYGWRRDSRGDHNLRQFLRDFRHSHDVITSPGDNRPAWMLPIAYLGILRSCLKYRVGLAEGFMHDHEWDGLRISE; from the coding sequence GTGGGCATTCCCGGCAGCAAACGCGTCCTGATCACCTTCGGTCGGTCATTTCTCACGCTGGAATTGGCTCGGCTGCTGTCGGCGGCCGGCCATCGAGTGACCATCGTGGACAGCATTCCCATCGGGGTCACGCGGTTTTCCCACGCCACCGCCTCGTTCCATCGCGTCCCGGCACCGAAGTTCGAACCGCGCGCCTACTGCCATGCCCTCGCGAAGATCGTCGCCGACGAACACATCGACATGGTGATCCCCATTCACGAGGAAACCGACATTCTCTCGATGATGGGGGGTGTCTTCCCGCCCGAGTGTGAACTGTTCCTTTCCGATTTCGACACCGAGAATCGGTTGCACAACAAGTTCGAGTTCCAGCAGCTACTTGCCGCGAAACAGTTTCAGACGATGAAGTTCGCGCAGGTACGCGGACCGCGGGACGTCGCCGAGTTGGATTTCGCCGGCCCCTTCGCGCTCAAGGAGTGCTACTCGCGGGGATCGCAGCAGGTACACAAGGTGATGCCGGGGGATTCGCTTGATTGGCTCGATCACGATCCGCTCAATCCGTGGCTCGCGCAGGAGTGGATCTCGGGTAAGCAGTACTGCACCTATTCGATCGTCCGTGACGGCCGCATCCACGCCCACGCCACCTACCCCGTCGACTACGCCATCGGCGGGAGTTCGTGTCTCAACTTCCGTTCGGTGCGCCATGACGGCATCTTCGACTGGATTTCGGAGTTCGTGCGGGACATGAACTTCACCGGGCAGGTGGGTTTCGACTTCATCGAGCATCCCCACCGCGGCCTGTTCTGTATCGAATGCAATCCGCGGGCCACCAGCGGAATCATGATGTTCGCCCCGGAGGACGGTGTGGACCGGGCGTTCTTCGGATTCAACGATGACGTGATCACCCCGGACCCGAACGTGGACAAGATGATCGGCTTGGGCATGCTGCTCTACGGCTGGCGCAGGGATTCCCGCGGCGATCACAACCTCCGGCAGTTCCTCCGCGACTTCCGGCATTCGCACGACGTCATCACCTCGCCCGGCGACAACCGTCCCGCATGGATGCTGCCCATCGCCTATCTCGGCATCCTCCGCAGCTGCCTGAAATACCGGGTCGGTCTGGCCGAGGGTTTCATGCACGACCACGAGTGGGACGGGCTGCGCATCTCGGAGTGA
- a CDS encoding EamA/RhaT family transporter, producing MFMIGVIAACLAAIAYGMSTVLRALGARRVAMTARAEGVEAKHTNAAGGPSLRSTTSTFLDPAFILGTMMVVVGFAGGALAARFLPLFLSQTIVSANLVVTALLGTIMLNIALHTRDWIAIWLVVLSLCLLGMSAEHHTGGGESAVFHWELFVATLGLCAIALFCVYRLGKHAAIVGGATAGLLFGVIAIAVRILDGVDPFDPVALIIDPAAWTIAVAGAVGFFVQTVALQIGAVNGVTAVLVVGETAGPSLVGVLFLNDNAKPGLGWLAIVGFVGAVVGAVLVAWYGSGDPDHFGEAPPQKGGWRRGREDASTPQRSEFDTDDIDAPPPGSTS from the coding sequence ATGTTCATGATCGGCGTCATCGCTGCCTGCCTCGCAGCGATCGCCTACGGCATGTCCACCGTGTTGCGGGCCCTGGGTGCCCGACGTGTCGCGATGACGGCGCGTGCGGAGGGCGTCGAGGCGAAACACACCAACGCGGCCGGTGGGCCGTCGCTGCGATCAACCACCTCCACCTTCCTCGATCCGGCATTCATCCTCGGCACGATGATGGTGGTCGTCGGCTTCGCCGGCGGCGCACTCGCCGCCCGCTTCCTGCCACTGTTCCTGTCCCAGACAATCGTCTCGGCGAACCTCGTGGTCACAGCGCTGCTGGGCACGATCATGCTCAACATCGCGCTGCACACGCGCGACTGGATCGCGATCTGGCTCGTCGTCCTGTCGCTGTGTCTCCTCGGGATGTCAGCCGAACACCACACCGGCGGCGGCGAGAGCGCCGTCTTCCACTGGGAGTTGTTCGTCGCCACCCTCGGTCTGTGCGCGATCGCGTTGTTCTGCGTCTATCGGCTCGGCAAACACGCCGCGATCGTCGGCGGCGCGACCGCCGGACTGCTGTTCGGGGTGATCGCGATCGCCGTGCGCATCCTCGACGGTGTCGATCCCTTCGACCCCGTCGCCCTGATCATCGATCCGGCCGCCTGGACCATCGCCGTCGCGGGTGCGGTCGGATTCTTTGTACAGACCGTTGCGTTGCAGATCGGTGCGGTCAACGGGGTGACCGCGGTACTGGTGGTCGGCGAGACGGCCGGCCCCAGCCTGGTGGGCGTGCTGTTCCTCAATGACAACGCCAAACCCGGTCTCGGCTGGCTGGCGATCGTCGGTTTCGTCGGCGCCGTGGTGGGTGCGGTTCTGGTCGCCTGGTACGGCTCGGGCGATCCCGACCATTTCGGCGAGGCCCCGCCGCAGAAGGGCGGCTGGCGGCGCGGACGCGAGGACGCGTCGACACCGCAGCGCAGCGAATTCGACACCGACGACATCGACGCACCCCCACCCGGCAGCACCTCGTAG
- a CDS encoding SCO6745 family protein, whose translation MTSSVGDSDQQTARTAYETIEPFHVLAYFNRGLREAQQDTGLDGRAFYVGARGAPMGDCDAALVTAAFYNFSADVITPAWQAARDVGLDRVAARRDQMLDEQLRAVLGDRVDDAEIRDLEKRYREIAAELPMGGRPLAAGWSVAAVPDVPHVALWHAIAIIREWRGDNHIAVLVNHQFGGLDAVVFHEAQLPDPTIRRRVLGRKRVQMTRGWSDEAWEGSVDRLVDRGLATRTDAGHELSAAGVDLYQEMEAETDALTAPAWSGSGVDDLLDRTRPYVKAVIDAGVLPGTRKKD comes from the coding sequence ATGACCTCATCCGTCGGTGACTCCGACCAGCAGACCGCCCGCACGGCCTACGAGACCATCGAGCCCTTCCACGTCCTCGCCTACTTCAACCGGGGACTGCGCGAGGCGCAGCAGGACACCGGACTCGACGGTCGCGCCTTCTATGTGGGTGCGCGCGGAGCCCCGATGGGTGACTGTGATGCCGCGCTGGTCACCGCGGCGTTCTACAACTTCTCCGCGGACGTGATCACGCCTGCCTGGCAGGCCGCACGCGATGTGGGGCTGGATCGGGTGGCGGCACGCCGCGATCAGATGCTCGACGAGCAACTGCGTGCGGTGCTCGGCGACCGGGTCGACGACGCCGAGATCCGAGACCTCGAGAAGCGGTACCGGGAGATCGCCGCCGAGCTCCCGATGGGAGGGCGGCCGCTCGCCGCCGGGTGGAGTGTCGCCGCGGTTCCGGACGTTCCGCATGTGGCGCTGTGGCACGCGATCGCGATCATCCGGGAGTGGCGCGGCGACAATCACATCGCCGTACTCGTCAACCACCAGTTCGGTGGGCTCGACGCCGTCGTCTTCCATGAGGCCCAATTGCCCGACCCCACGATCCGCCGGCGGGTGCTGGGCCGCAAACGGGTCCAGATGACCCGGGGATGGTCGGATGAAGCATGGGAGGGCTCGGTGGACCGGCTCGTCGACCGCGGTCTGGCGACCCGGACCGATGCCGGTCATGAGCTGTCGGCGGCCGGTGTCGACCTCTATCAGGAGATGGAGGCGGAGACCGACGCGCTCACGGCGCCCGCCTGGTCGGGCAGCGGCGTCGACGACCTGCTCGACCGCACCCGTCCCTACGTCAAGGCGGTCATCGACGCCGGCGTGCTGCCCGGCACCCGCAAGAAGGACTGA
- a CDS encoding nuclear transport factor 2 family protein, which translates to MDDLESVKQLKYRYLRALDTKDWDVFAETLTVDVTGEYGSSLRFGNRAELVEYMRSSVGPAVITEHRVTHPEIDIEGDSATGRWYLQDRVIVPDFQFMLIGAAFYRDRYRRTDQGWRICATGYDRTYEAKMSLADVPSFALDVGPAIRV; encoded by the coding sequence ATGGATGATCTCGAGTCGGTAAAACAGCTCAAGTACCGGTACTTGCGCGCCCTGGACACCAAGGACTGGGATGTGTTCGCCGAGACGCTCACCGTCGACGTCACCGGCGAGTACGGCTCGAGCCTACGCTTCGGCAACCGCGCCGAACTGGTCGAGTACATGCGCAGTTCGGTGGGTCCAGCGGTGATCACCGAACATCGCGTCACCCATCCGGAGATCGACATCGAGGGTGATTCCGCCACCGGCCGTTGGTATCTGCAGGACCGGGTCATCGTGCCCGATTTTCAGTTCATGCTGATCGGAGCGGCCTTCTACCGCGATCGATATCGTCGGACCGATCAGGGGTGGCGGATCTGCGCCACCGGCTATGACCGCACCTACGAGGCGAAGATGAGTCTGGCCGACGTGCCGAGTTTCGCTCTCGACGTCGGTCCCGCGATCCGGGTGTGA
- a CDS encoding phosphoribosyltransferase, which yields MWRRSEVFANRSEAGAALGRLLSADAQLMKSADRIVVLGLARGGVPVAREVASALGARLDVLVVRKLGAPNHPEYAMGAIAAGEIVVNDDVPRRLGVSEEQFREIVEREDRIRVDRESRYRQGREPLALSGKIVALVDDGLATGSTMEVALKAVRAAGADSAIVAVPTGPRDVLDRFTDDDAVDKVFCVSTPEPFYAVGGSYDDFRQVDDDEVTRCLSSP from the coding sequence ATGTGGCGCCGTAGTGAGGTCTTCGCGAACCGATCCGAGGCGGGCGCCGCGCTCGGCAGGTTGCTGAGCGCCGACGCACAGCTGATGAAGTCGGCCGACCGCATCGTGGTGCTCGGCCTGGCCCGCGGCGGAGTACCCGTCGCCCGGGAGGTGGCCTCGGCGCTGGGCGCCCGGCTCGACGTCCTGGTGGTGCGCAAACTCGGGGCTCCGAATCACCCCGAGTACGCGATGGGGGCCATCGCGGCCGGCGAAATCGTCGTCAACGACGACGTGCCGCGCCGCCTCGGCGTGTCCGAGGAGCAGTTCCGCGAGATCGTGGAGCGCGAGGACCGCATCCGGGTCGACCGGGAGAGCCGGTATCGGCAAGGCCGCGAACCGCTGGCACTGAGCGGCAAGATCGTCGCCCTGGTCGACGACGGGCTCGCGACGGGGTCCACGATGGAGGTGGCGCTGAAGGCGGTGCGTGCCGCGGGAGCGGACTCCGCGATCGTCGCCGTTCCGACCGGTCCGCGCGACGTGCTCGACCGGTTCACCGACGACGACGCGGTCGACAAGGTGTTCTGCGTCAGCACGCCGGAGCCGTTCTACGCCGTCGGCGGTTCCTATGACGACTTCCGACAGGTGGACGACGACGAGGTCACGAGGTGCCTGAGTTCGCCTTGA